In Mucilaginibacter celer, one DNA window encodes the following:
- a CDS encoding alpha/beta hydrolase-fold protein, which translates to MKKIAYLTAIGILPAIMAISQPALKHSPAGFDTYRTGIAHGKLDTITYNSKTVDAKRRAVVYLPPGYTAKKTYPVLYLLHGIGGDEFEWLNQGTPQVILDNLYADKKLEPMIVVLPNGRAMKDDRATGNIMAPDKVAAFATFEHDLLDDLIPYIQKKYPVYTDREHRALAGLSMGGGQSLNFGLGNLDKFAWVGGFSSAPNTKKPEELVPDPEAAKSKLKLLWISCGDHDGLMSFSKRTHDYLEQKNVPHIFSVEPGIHDFKVWKNDLYLFSQFLFKPVNIDKFNTMILGGPASTNIRGSKYPFILPDHRVQFRFKAPDAQKVQVDLGKKYDMTKDSAGFWTATTDSIGEGFHYYSMIIDGVAMADPSSQTFYGMGRMASGIEIPFAGGEYYAIKNVPHGEIRIKTYFSAVTKSWRRLFIYTPPGYDASQAKYPALYILHGGGEDETGWATQGKTDMIMDNLIAAKQAKPMLVIMPDANFSGAGFGEAGLKTFANELKQSIIPFIEKNYRVERNAQGRALAGLSMGGLNTLYTGIYNNDMFSYLGVFSSGWIVPMQNSIADAQYDFMKKNTAKINTNLKAFWIAMGGKEDIAYKNCQLMLGKLDEMKIKHTYYEYPGGHTWPVWRNDLYKFAPILFK; encoded by the coding sequence ATGAAGAAGATAGCCTACCTTACCGCTATAGGTATTTTACCTGCTATAATGGCCATTTCGCAGCCTGCGCTTAAACACTCGCCTGCCGGATTCGATACTTACCGGACCGGGATAGCGCATGGGAAATTAGACACCATTACTTATAACTCCAAAACGGTTGATGCTAAACGCCGTGCTGTGGTGTATCTCCCGCCCGGTTATACTGCTAAAAAAACGTACCCCGTTCTGTACCTGCTGCATGGCATTGGCGGCGATGAGTTTGAATGGCTTAACCAGGGCACGCCACAGGTAATACTGGATAACCTGTATGCCGATAAAAAACTGGAACCGATGATTGTGGTGTTACCCAACGGCCGCGCTATGAAAGATGACCGCGCTACAGGCAATATCATGGCACCAGACAAGGTTGCGGCGTTTGCAACCTTCGAGCATGACTTGTTGGACGATCTGATCCCATACATCCAAAAAAAATATCCTGTGTATACTGACCGGGAGCACCGCGCGCTGGCAGGTTTATCGATGGGTGGCGGACAGTCGCTCAATTTCGGCCTGGGTAACCTGGATAAATTTGCCTGGGTTGGCGGATTTTCATCTGCACCCAACACAAAAAAACCTGAAGAGCTGGTACCTGATCCCGAAGCCGCCAAAAGCAAACTGAAATTGCTCTGGATCTCCTGCGGCGATCATGACGGACTGATGTCATTCAGTAAACGCACCCACGACTACCTCGAACAGAAAAACGTTCCGCATATTTTCAGCGTTGAACCGGGCATCCATGATTTTAAGGTTTGGAAAAATGATCTTTACCTGTTTTCGCAATTTCTGTTTAAACCTGTTAATATTGATAAATTCAATACCATGATTTTGGGCGGCCCGGCTTCAACCAATATCAGGGGTTCAAAATATCCTTTTATTCTGCCCGATCACCGGGTGCAATTCCGTTTTAAGGCACCGGATGCACAAAAAGTACAAGTTGATCTTGGAAAAAAATATGATATGACAAAAGACAGCGCCGGGTTCTGGACCGCTACAACCGATTCTATTGGCGAAGGTTTTCATTATTATTCGATGATTATAGATGGCGTAGCCATGGCCGACCCATCCAGCCAAACTTTTTACGGTATGGGGCGTATGGCCAGCGGTATTGAAATACCTTTTGCAGGAGGTGAATATTATGCTATAAAAAATGTTCCGCATGGCGAGATCCGTATAAAAACCTATTTTTCGGCGGTTACCAAATCATGGCGGAGGCTGTTTATTTATACTCCACCGGGTTATGATGCCAGCCAGGCCAAATACCCTGCATTGTACATATTACATGGCGGCGGCGAGGACGAAACAGGCTGGGCAACCCAGGGCAAAACCGATATGATTATGGATAACCTTATCGCCGCCAAACAGGCTAAGCCAATGCTGGTGATTATGCCCGATGCTAATTTTAGCGGTGCGGGTTTTGGCGAAGCCGGCCTTAAAACCTTTGCAAACGAATTAAAGCAGAGCATTATTCCATTTATAGAGAAAAATTACCGTGTTGAACGTAACGCCCAGGGCCGTGCTTTGGCCGGGCTATCTATGGGTGGGCTAAATACGCTTTACACAGGCATATATAACAACGATATGTTCAGCTACCTTGGCGTATTCAGCTCGGGATGGATTGTACCGATGCAAAACAGTATCGCCGATGCGCAGTATGATTTTATGAAGAAAAACACTGCTAAGATCAATACCAACCTGAAAGCATTTTGGATTGCCATGGGCGGTAAAGAAGATATTGCGTATAAAAACTGCCAGCTTATGCTCGGGAAACTGGATGAGATGAAGATAAAGCATACCTATTACGAATACCCGGGCGGGCATACCTGGCCAGTATGGCGAAATGATCTTTACAAGTTCGCGCCTATCCTGTTTAAATAA